The Corynebacterium simulans genome contains a region encoding:
- the carB gene encoding carbamoyl-phosphate synthase large subunit encodes MPKRNDVNHVLVIGSGPIVIGQACEFDYSGTQACRVLKEEGLRVTLVNSNPATIMTDPEFADHTYVEPIDPEFIEKIIVKEQQEGHKIDAVLATLGGQTALNAAVQLDRAGILDKYGIELIGADIEAIERGEDRQKFKDIVESIGGESARSRVCHNMDEVHETVAELGLPVVVRPSFTMGGLGSGLAYNQEDLDRIAGGGLAASPEANVLIEESILGWKEFELELMRDGDDNVVVIASIENVDALGVHTGDSVTVAPALTLTDREYQKMRDLGIAIIREVGVDTGGCNIQFAVNPVDGRIIVIEMNPRVSRSSALASKATGFPIAKLAAKLAIGYTLDEVQNDITGVTPAAFEPTLDYVIVKAPRFAFEKFPGADDTLTTTMKSVGEAMGIGRNYIAGLNKVMRSLESKQHGFWTRPDEYFAGDRATDLDAVLKDLERPTEGRMYDVELAFRLGASVEQLYEHSQIDPWFLAELKALVDFREELLNAPVLDAQLLREAKFYGLSDAQIAALRTEFAGEDGVRSLRWSLGIRPVYKTVDTCAGEFEAQTPYHYSSYELDPDAESEVKPMPADKLGKVIILGSGPNRIGQGIEFDYSCVHAALELSERGYETVMVNCNPETVSTDYDTADRLYFEPLTFEDVMEVYHAETQSGPVAGVIVQLGGQTPLGLAERLTEAGVPVVGTSAAAIDLAEDRGEFGKVLAEAKLPAPDFGTATSFEEARSVARDIGYPVLVRPSYVLGGRGMEIVYDEDSLRDYIDRATEITSDHPVLVDRFLDNAIEIDVDALCDGEEVYLAGVMEHIEEAGIHSGDSSCALPPMTLGPEDIDNVRRSTRALAKGIGVQGLMNVQYALKDDTLYVIEANPRASRTVPFVSKATGVPLAKAAARVMMGESIANLRAEGMLPTEVDGGSLPLEHPIAVKEAVLPFNRFRRPDGTLLDTLLSPEMKSTGEVMGLASNFGAAFAKGEIAAFGHLPTEGTVFVSVANRDKRTLIFPIQRLAFMGYNIVATAGTAQMLRRNGVECEVAVKVSEAADGQESIVDQILAGKVDLILNTPAGSDNARHDGYDIRAAAVSVGVPLVTTVQGVTAAVQGIEALRIGNLEVRALQELEHDAKH; translated from the coding sequence ATGCCAAAGCGTAACGATGTAAACCACGTCCTGGTTATCGGTTCTGGCCCAATTGTTATCGGCCAGGCCTGCGAGTTCGACTACTCCGGCACCCAGGCTTGCCGCGTGCTGAAGGAAGAAGGCCTGCGTGTCACGCTGGTCAACTCCAACCCGGCAACCATCATGACGGACCCAGAATTCGCAGACCACACCTACGTGGAGCCGATTGACCCTGAGTTCATCGAAAAGATCATTGTTAAGGAACAGCAAGAAGGCCACAAGATTGATGCGGTGCTTGCAACCCTGGGCGGACAAACCGCACTGAATGCTGCGGTGCAGTTGGACCGCGCAGGCATCTTGGACAAGTACGGCATCGAGCTCATCGGCGCCGACATTGAGGCGATTGAGCGTGGTGAGGACCGCCAGAAGTTCAAGGACATCGTCGAGTCCATCGGCGGCGAGTCCGCGCGTTCCCGCGTGTGCCACAACATGGACGAGGTGCACGAGACCGTCGCAGAGCTCGGCCTGCCGGTAGTCGTGCGTCCTTCTTTCACCATGGGCGGCTTGGGCTCTGGCCTGGCTTATAACCAGGAAGATCTCGACCGCATCGCAGGCGGCGGCCTAGCTGCTTCACCCGAGGCAAACGTGCTCATCGAGGAATCCATCCTCGGTTGGAAGGAATTCGAGCTGGAGCTCATGCGCGACGGCGACGATAACGTAGTGGTCATTGCCTCCATCGAAAACGTCGATGCCTTGGGCGTGCACACCGGTGATTCCGTCACCGTTGCTCCGGCTCTGACCTTGACCGACCGCGAGTACCAGAAGATGCGTGACCTCGGCATTGCGATTATTCGCGAGGTCGGCGTTGACACCGGCGGCTGCAACATCCAGTTCGCCGTCAACCCGGTTGATGGCCGCATCATCGTCATCGAGATGAACCCGCGTGTGTCTCGTTCCTCCGCGCTGGCTTCCAAGGCCACCGGCTTCCCAATCGCGAAGTTGGCAGCCAAGTTGGCAATCGGCTACACCCTTGACGAAGTACAAAACGACATCACCGGCGTTACCCCTGCGGCATTCGAGCCGACCTTGGACTACGTCATCGTCAAGGCACCACGCTTTGCCTTTGAGAAGTTCCCGGGCGCTGATGACACCCTGACCACCACGATGAAGTCCGTCGGCGAGGCCATGGGCATCGGCCGTAACTACATCGCCGGTCTCAACAAGGTCATGCGCTCCCTGGAGTCCAAGCAGCACGGCTTCTGGACCCGCCCGGATGAGTACTTCGCCGGCGATCGCGCGACGGACCTGGATGCAGTGCTCAAGGACCTAGAGCGTCCGACCGAGGGCCGCATGTACGACGTAGAACTGGCTTTCCGCCTCGGCGCTAGCGTCGAACAGCTCTACGAGCACTCCCAGATCGACCCATGGTTCCTTGCTGAGCTCAAGGCCTTGGTTGACTTCCGCGAGGAGCTGCTGAACGCACCGGTCCTGGACGCGCAGCTGTTGCGTGAGGCGAAGTTCTACGGGCTTTCCGACGCCCAGATTGCCGCCCTGCGTACCGAGTTCGCTGGCGAAGATGGCGTGCGATCCCTGCGCTGGTCGCTGGGCATTCGCCCGGTCTACAAGACGGTCGATACTTGTGCTGGCGAGTTCGAGGCGCAGACCCCGTACCATTACAGCTCCTACGAGCTGGACCCAGACGCAGAGTCCGAGGTCAAGCCGATGCCTGCCGATAAGTTGGGCAAGGTCATCATTTTGGGCTCTGGCCCGAACCGTATTGGCCAGGGCATCGAGTTCGACTACTCCTGCGTCCACGCAGCGTTGGAGCTGTCCGAGCGCGGCTACGAGACCGTCATGGTCAACTGCAACCCGGAGACGGTCTCAACTGACTATGACACCGCTGACCGCCTGTACTTCGAGCCGTTGACCTTCGAGGACGTTATGGAGGTCTACCACGCTGAGACCCAGTCCGGCCCAGTTGCCGGCGTCATCGTTCAGCTCGGCGGCCAGACTCCGCTGGGCCTTGCAGAGCGCCTGACCGAGGCTGGTGTTCCAGTCGTCGGTACCTCCGCTGCGGCAATCGACTTGGCTGAGGACCGCGGCGAGTTCGGCAAGGTACTGGCAGAAGCAAAGCTTCCAGCGCCAGATTTCGGCACCGCAACCTCCTTCGAGGAGGCACGTTCTGTAGCCCGCGACATCGGCTACCCGGTCCTGGTTCGTCCTTCCTACGTGCTCGGCGGCCGTGGCATGGAGATTGTCTACGATGAGGACTCCCTGCGTGACTACATCGACCGCGCAACGGAAATCACCTCCGACCACCCTGTATTGGTGGACCGCTTCCTCGACAACGCAATCGAGATTGACGTGGATGCTCTCTGCGATGGCGAAGAGGTCTACTTGGCCGGCGTGATGGAGCATATCGAGGAGGCCGGCATTCACTCCGGTGACTCCTCCTGTGCACTGCCACCGATGACTCTGGGGCCTGAAGACATCGATAATGTTCGCCGCTCCACCCGCGCGCTAGCTAAGGGCATCGGTGTACAGGGCCTGATGAACGTGCAGTACGCGCTGAAGGATGACACGCTGTACGTCATCGAGGCGAACCCGCGCGCATCGCGCACCGTGCCTTTTGTTTCCAAGGCCACCGGCGTGCCGCTGGCTAAGGCTGCAGCTCGCGTCATGATGGGCGAGTCCATCGCTAATCTGCGTGCAGAAGGCATGCTGCCTACCGAGGTTGATGGTGGTTCCTTGCCACTGGAGCACCCGATTGCGGTCAAGGAAGCTGTGCTGCCTTTCAACCGCTTCCGCCGCCCAGACGGCACGCTGCTTGATACCTTGCTCTCCCCAGAGATGAAGTCCACGGGCGAGGTCATGGGCCTAGCAAGTAACTTCGGCGCGGCTTTTGCCAAGGGCGAAATCGCTGCCTTCGGCCACTTGCCGACTGAGGGCACGGTCTTCGTCTCCGTGGCTAACCGCGACAAGCGCACCCTCATCTTCCCAATCCAGCGTCTGGCCTTCATGGGCTACAACATCGTGGCTACCGCAGGCACCGCGCAGATGCTGCGCCGCAACGGCGTGGAGTGCGAGGTAGCGGTCAAGGTCTCCGAGGCAGCAGATGGCCAGGAGTCCATCGTTGACCAGATTCTTGCCGGCAAGGTCGACCTCATCCTCAATACCCCGGCTGGTTCAGACAACGCACGCCACGACGGCTACGACATCCGCGCGGCGGCTGTTTCCGTGGGCGTTCCGCTTGTTACCACCGTCCAGGGCGTTACCGCTGCGGTCCAGGGCATCGAGGCGCTGCGCATCGGCAACCTTGAGGTACGTGCACTGCAGGAGCTTGAGCATGACGCAAAGCAC
- a CDS encoding dihydroorotase gives MTNYPETGRLSAAAEKRLLIKNVRPYGEGEPVQVLIADGVIADMGADLESSAQFDEAIDAEGNVLLPGLVDMHVHLREPGREDTETIETGSRAAAKGGFTAVFTMANTNPVTDQPIIAESVWAKAQALGLCDVHPVGSITKGLEGKTLTEFGMMARSDAKVRMFSDDGKCVQDPQLMRRALEYAKGLDVLLAQHAEDHRMTEGASAHEGETAAKLGLRGWPRVAEESIVARDALLARDYGNRMHICHASTEGTVELLKWAKGQDIPLTAEVTPHHLLLTDEKLVSYDGVFRVNPPLREERDTLVLRQALLDGIIDVVATDHAPHGSEDKCVEFENAKPGMLGLESSLAIIAKIFVASGLADWRFVARVMSERPAEITKLPDHGRPIAVGEPANLTIVNPEHKWVSDSTTLASKSENNPYEGEEFSARVTHTILRGTVTYELAADEAEGK, from the coding sequence ATGACTAACTATCCAGAAACCGGCCGTCTTTCTGCCGCTGCGGAAAAGCGATTGCTGATTAAGAACGTGCGCCCCTACGGCGAGGGAGAGCCAGTGCAGGTGCTCATCGCCGACGGTGTCATTGCGGATATGGGCGCTGACCTTGAGTCAAGCGCGCAGTTCGATGAGGCAATCGACGCCGAAGGCAACGTGCTGCTGCCGGGCTTGGTCGATATGCACGTGCACTTGCGCGAGCCAGGCCGCGAGGACACTGAGACCATCGAAACCGGTTCCCGCGCTGCTGCCAAGGGCGGCTTTACCGCCGTATTTACCATGGCCAACACCAACCCGGTGACCGATCAGCCGATTATCGCGGAGTCCGTTTGGGCTAAGGCACAGGCGCTCGGCCTGTGCGACGTTCACCCGGTGGGTTCTATTACCAAGGGTCTGGAGGGTAAGACCCTCACCGAGTTCGGCATGATGGCGCGCTCGGACGCGAAAGTGCGCATGTTCTCCGATGATGGCAAGTGCGTGCAGGACCCGCAGTTGATGCGCCGCGCGCTCGAATACGCCAAGGGCTTGGACGTCTTGCTCGCGCAGCACGCGGAAGACCACCGCATGACCGAGGGCGCATCTGCCCACGAGGGGGAGACGGCAGCCAAGCTGGGCCTGCGCGGCTGGCCGCGCGTGGCGGAAGAGTCCATCGTCGCCCGCGATGCACTGCTGGCGCGTGACTACGGCAATCGCATGCACATCTGCCATGCATCCACCGAGGGCACCGTCGAGCTGCTGAAGTGGGCAAAGGGCCAGGATATTCCACTGACTGCGGAGGTTACCCCGCATCACCTGCTGCTTACTGATGAAAAACTGGTGAGCTATGACGGCGTCTTTCGCGTGAATCCGCCGCTGCGCGAGGAGCGCGACACCTTGGTTCTGCGCCAGGCGCTGCTCGACGGCATCATCGACGTCGTGGCAACCGACCACGCACCGCATGGTTCCGAAGACAAGTGCGTTGAGTTCGAAAACGCGAAGCCAGGCATGCTGGGCCTTGAGTCCTCGCTGGCGATTATCGCCAAGATTTTCGTGGCCTCCGGTCTCGCAGACTGGCGCTTCGTCGCCCGTGTGATGTCGGAGCGCCCGGCAGAGATCACCAAGCTGCCGGACCACGGCCGTCCGATCGCAGTGGGCGAGCCCGCCAACCTCACCATCGTGAACCCCGAGCACAAGTGGGTCTCCGATTCCACCACGCTGGCTTCGAAGTCTGAGAATAACCCTTATGAGGGCGAGGAGTTCAGCGCACGCGTCACCCACACTATTCTGCGCGGCACCGTGACCTACGAACTGGCCGCAGACGAAGCTGAAGGCAAGTAA
- the carA gene encoding glutamine-hydrolyzing carbamoyl-phosphate synthase small subunit, whose translation MVTETKPARIPAILVLADGRTFRGYGFGATGTTLGEAVFSTAMTGYQETLTDPSYHRQIVVSAAPHIGNTGWNDEDNESHGNQIWVAGLVIRDLAQRVSNWRAERSLSDEMEAQGIIGIRGIDTRTLVRHLRNYGSIAAGLFSGEDAQRPVEELLEEVKGQPSMEGLDLSEQVATEKPYTVAEEGEKKFTVVAYDMGVKTATPGNFAKRGIETIVVPANTPYAEIKQYNPDGVFVSNGPGDPATADKMVAIVRDILDARIPFFGICFGNQILGRALGLDTFKMKFGHRGINVPVRNVLTGKIDITAQNHGFAIASPSGQENPAGEEFDTDFGRGIVTHTCLNDNTIEGVALKDGMAFSVQYHPESAAGPHDANPLFDQFVELMTEKTPNK comes from the coding sequence ATTGTGACTGAGACTAAACCAGCAAGAATCCCGGCAATTCTCGTGCTGGCTGATGGCCGCACTTTCCGCGGATACGGCTTTGGTGCCACCGGCACCACCCTCGGTGAGGCAGTGTTCAGCACTGCAATGACTGGTTACCAGGAAACTTTGACTGACCCTTCCTACCACCGCCAGATCGTCGTTTCTGCAGCGCCGCACATTGGTAACACCGGCTGGAACGACGAAGACAACGAGTCTCATGGCAACCAGATTTGGGTTGCCGGCCTGGTTATTCGTGACCTCGCACAGCGCGTATCTAACTGGCGCGCGGAGCGTTCCCTTTCGGATGAGATGGAAGCCCAAGGCATCATCGGCATCCGCGGAATCGATACCCGCACCTTGGTTCGTCACCTGCGCAACTATGGCTCCATCGCCGCCGGTTTGTTCTCCGGTGAGGACGCGCAGCGCCCAGTAGAGGAGCTGCTTGAGGAGGTCAAGGGCCAGCCATCGATGGAGGGCCTGGATCTATCTGAGCAGGTCGCTACCGAAAAGCCATATACCGTGGCGGAAGAAGGCGAAAAGAAGTTCACCGTCGTGGCCTACGACATGGGTGTTAAGACCGCTACGCCGGGCAACTTTGCCAAGCGCGGCATTGAGACCATCGTGGTACCGGCTAATACCCCTTATGCTGAGATTAAGCAGTACAACCCGGATGGCGTCTTTGTCTCGAATGGCCCTGGTGACCCAGCTACCGCCGACAAAATGGTGGCCATCGTCCGCGACATCCTGGATGCCCGCATTCCCTTCTTCGGAATCTGCTTTGGCAACCAGATTCTAGGCCGCGCGCTGGGCCTAGACACCTTCAAGATGAAGTTCGGGCACCGTGGCATCAACGTACCGGTACGCAACGTCTTGACCGGCAAGATCGACATCACCGCGCAAAACCATGGCTTTGCCATCGCTAGTCCGTCTGGCCAGGAGAACCCGGCTGGCGAGGAATTCGATACCGACTTCGGCCGCGGCATCGTCACCCATACCTGTCTCAACGACAACACGATTGAGGGCGTAGCGCTCAAGGACGGAATGGCTTTCTCCGTTCAGTATCACCCAGAGTCCGCTGCGGGCCCGCATGACGCAAACCCGCTGTTTGATCAGTTCGTTGAGCTGATGACCGAAAAGACCCCTAACAAGTAG